A single window of Pontibacillus chungwhensis DNA harbors:
- a CDS encoding DUF4190 domain-containing protein has protein sequence MEHEDKREKELDDIEHTEEAPRYGDEQESEMKKIDDGQSYDEAYNEVEVADGGVYAGTGDVEFAQEAAVDAKTVREPIKSNERESDMDNDVHAGMGWLAVVLSVVSFFILPVILGAAGIIVGFMARRRGAETLGNTAIVAGAISVVLTLVFAPF, from the coding sequence ATGGAACATGAAGATAAGCGTGAAAAAGAACTTGATGATATAGAACACACAGAAGAAGCGCCTCGTTACGGCGATGAACAAGAAAGTGAAATGAAGAAGATTGACGATGGTCAATCATACGATGAAGCCTACAATGAGGTAGAGGTAGCAGACGGCGGTGTATACGCAGGGACTGGAGATGTGGAATTCGCTCAGGAAGCTGCGGTTGATGCAAAAACTGTTCGAGAGCCAATCAAATCCAATGAGAGAGAATCTGACATGGACAATGATGTGCATGCGGGTATGGGTTGGTTAGCGGTTGTGCTTTCTGTGGTGTCTTTCTTTATCTTACCAGTGATTCTTGGCGCAGCAGGAATCATTGTAGGATTTATGGCTAGACGAAGAGGGGCTGAAACCCTCGGAAATACAGCTATTGTAGCTGGTGCTATATCCGTAGTCCTTACGTTAGTATTCGCTCCGTTTTAA
- a CDS encoding superoxide dismutase, whose amino-acid sequence MAKFELPELPYAYDALEPHIDKETMNIHHTKHHAGYVNKLNNALEGHADLQDKSLDALIADLNAVPEEIRTAVRRNGGGHSNHSLFWTIMSPNGGGEPTGELAEAINSKFGSYDEFKEKFAATAAGRFGSGWAWLVVDNGEIELMDTLNQDSPIMEGKTPILGLDVWEHAYYLNYQNRRPDYIAAFWNVVNWDEVAKRYAAAK is encoded by the coding sequence ATGGCTAAATTTGAATTACCAGAATTACCTTACGCTTATGATGCTCTTGAACCTCATATTGACAAGGAAACAATGAACATCCACCACACTAAACACCACGCAGGCTATGTTAACAAGCTTAACAATGCTTTAGAAGGCCATGCTGATCTTCAAGATAAATCACTTGATGCATTGATCGCTGACTTAAATGCTGTACCAGAAGAGATCCGCACAGCGGTTCGTCGTAATGGTGGCGGTCATTCTAACCACTCTCTATTTTGGACAATCATGTCTCCAAATGGTGGCGGTGAGCCAACAGGTGAACTAGCAGAAGCAATTAACAGTAAATTTGGTAGCTATGATGAATTTAAAGAAAAATTCGCAGCTACAGCAGCTGGCCGTTTCGGTTCTGGCTGGGCATGGTTAGTTGTAGACAATGGTGAAATTGAATTAATGGACACATTAAACCAAGATTCACCAATCATGGAAGGTAAAACACCAATCCTTGGTCTTGATGTTTGGGAGCACGCGTACTACCTTAACTATCAGAACCGTCGCCCTGACTACATTGCTGCATTCTGGAATGTAGTAAACTGGGACGAAGTTGCGAAGCGCTACGCTGCAGCTAAATAA
- a CDS encoding DUF1189 family protein, with translation MKLSQQFLYSLYSFKRVSAFRMLKVGKPIGYVFFLTLLTMIPVLLGMIFDTRSTEAIGTLPLPVELLILYVISTSIKFMDVSILAFIGLGLNTYLKRKNIQYRHTWALSAYAITIPTLVLAIVENLGLVLSGDYVLYMAFSTVMLYIILQAIPKPKARTT, from the coding sequence ATGAAATTATCACAACAATTTTTGTACAGCCTTTACTCATTTAAGCGTGTATCCGCGTTCAGGATGTTAAAGGTTGGAAAACCGATAGGATATGTATTTTTCCTTACATTACTAACGATGATTCCTGTTTTATTAGGAATGATTTTCGACACACGTTCGACAGAAGCTATTGGAACACTCCCATTACCTGTTGAACTTCTCATCTTGTATGTCATTAGTACGAGCATTAAGTTTATGGATGTGTCTATCCTTGCCTTTATAGGACTTGGGCTTAATACATACTTAAAACGAAAAAACATTCAATACAGACATACATGGGCATTGTCAGCCTATGCCATTACGATCCCTACATTGGTATTAGCTATTGTAGAAAACTTAGGTCTTGTGCTTTCTGGAGATTACGTTTTATACATGGCCTTTTCTACGGTTATGTTATACATCATCCTCCAGGCAATCCCAAAGCCTAAAGCAAGAACCACATAA
- the ispG gene encoding flavodoxin-dependent (E)-4-hydroxy-3-methylbut-2-enyl-diphosphate synthase, translated as MPITHRKDTRPVRVGDLVIGGSNKVVIQSMTTTKTHDVEATVAEIERLEEAGCQVVRVACPDERAADAISEIKKRINIPLVVDIHFDYKLALKAIEGGADKIRINPGNIGKRWKVEAVVNAAKAKGVPIRIGVNAGSLEKRILQKYGFPTAEGMVESALHHIQILEELDFHDIIVSLKASDVRLAIDAYEKAAEQISYPLHLGITESGTQFAGTVKSSAGLGAILNKGIGSTMRISLSADPVEEVKVGRELLKSFALADNAATLISCPTCGRIEIDLISIANEVEEYISTIKAPIKVAVLGCAVNGPGEAREADIGIAGARGEGLLFRHGEIIRKVPEETMVEELKKEVDRIAEEYFAEKAKEAAEAEVK; from the coding sequence ATGCCTATTACACACAGAAAAGATACGCGCCCTGTACGCGTAGGCGACCTTGTGATTGGTGGAAGTAATAAAGTCGTTATTCAGTCTATGACAACAACTAAAACACATGATGTTGAAGCTACAGTAGCTGAAATTGAACGACTAGAAGAAGCTGGCTGCCAAGTCGTCCGCGTTGCTTGCCCAGATGAGCGAGCAGCAGACGCGATTTCTGAAATAAAGAAACGCATTAATATTCCACTTGTAGTCGACATTCACTTTGACTATAAATTAGCCCTAAAAGCAATTGAAGGTGGAGCTGACAAAATCCGCATTAACCCTGGTAACATCGGGAAACGCTGGAAAGTTGAAGCTGTTGTTAACGCAGCGAAAGCTAAAGGCGTACCTATTCGTATTGGCGTAAACGCAGGGTCACTTGAGAAACGTATTCTGCAGAAATATGGTTTCCCAACTGCTGAAGGCATGGTTGAAAGTGCCTTACATCACATTCAAATATTAGAGGAGTTGGACTTCCACGATATTATTGTATCGCTGAAAGCCTCTGACGTTCGCTTAGCCATTGATGCATACGAAAAGGCCGCTGAACAGATCTCTTATCCATTACACCTTGGTATTACAGAGTCAGGAACTCAATTCGCAGGTACCGTTAAGAGTTCTGCAGGTCTTGGTGCCATCCTTAACAAAGGAATCGGAAGCACAATGCGCATTTCATTAAGTGCAGACCCAGTAGAGGAAGTAAAAGTTGGTCGCGAACTGCTTAAATCATTCGCACTTGCAGATAATGCTGCTACACTTATCTCTTGCCCTACATGCGGGCGTATTGAAATTGATCTAATTTCAATTGCAAATGAAGTTGAAGAATACATTTCAACCATTAAAGCACCAATTAAAGTTGCCGTTCTTGGTTGTGCCGTTAACGGACCTGGAGAAGCCCGAGAGGCTGATATCGGGATTGCCGGTGCACGCGGTGAAGGATTACTATTCCGTCACGGAGAGATCATTCGAAAAGTTCCAGAAGAAACAATGGTCGAGGAACTAAAGAAAGAAGTCGATCGCATTGCGGAAGAATATTTTGCTGAAAAAGCAAAAGAAGCTGCTGAAGCTGAAGTAAAATAA
- a CDS encoding NfeD family protein, translated as MIAIEMAWLALVITGLGTLFLFGELLVNMRGIFGVVGIAFITFYFLTHLDPSMFIVMMIVYFISLSLIILDAKVINDGTLTTVGSISMLLVVGMSAPDWVTGAYGVCGVLIGAIGSLLFLRVFPKRDLWTKITLVDKLSSEAGYNSMNETYASLVGKSGITLTQLRPVGTIKIEEQEYSAVSNGHWIDKDEEIIVDQVDGTRILVRKS; from the coding sequence GTGATTGCGATTGAAATGGCTTGGCTTGCTTTAGTCATTACTGGACTTGGTACCTTATTTTTATTTGGGGAACTATTAGTAAACATGCGGGGGATATTTGGTGTCGTTGGCATTGCTTTTATTACCTTTTATTTCCTAACTCATTTAGACCCTAGTATGTTTATCGTTATGATGATTGTCTATTTTATTAGTCTTTCGTTAATTATATTAGACGCTAAAGTTATAAATGATGGCACACTCACGACAGTAGGGAGCATCAGTATGCTGTTAGTGGTAGGTATGAGTGCGCCTGACTGGGTAACTGGTGCTTATGGCGTTTGCGGAGTTCTAATCGGTGCCATAGGTTCTTTGTTATTCTTGAGAGTCTTTCCAAAGAGGGATCTTTGGACCAAGATTACACTTGTGGATAAGCTCTCATCTGAAGCGGGATACAATTCTATGAATGAGACTTATGCTTCTTTAGTGGGCAAGAGTGGGATTACCTTAACTCAGCTTAGGCCAGTAGGAACCATTAAGATAGAAGAACAGGAATATAGTGCGGTATCGAATGGGCATTGGATAGATAAAGATGAAGAGATCATTGTCGATCAGGTGGACGGGACCAGAATCCTGGTAAGAAAGTCATGA
- a CDS encoding Na/Pi cotransporter family protein, with amino-acid sequence MRGALFVEGINVQEMIFQFVGGLGIFLFGLKYMGDGLQKSAGDRLRDILDKFTTNPFMGVLAGMLVTMLIQSSSGTTVLTVGLVNAGFMTLRQAIGVIMGANIGTTVTAFIIGIELKEYGLPILAVGALLLFFFKSKKITYLGQTLFGFGALFYGLKLMSNGMKPLRGLEAFQDLTVSMSDQPILGVVIGTLFTVVVQSSSATIGVLQGLFEQGAIDIDAAIPVLFGDNIGTTITAVLAAIGASVAAKRAAFTHVIFNVVGTTIFLILLKVYIPFIEYLRDLIGLNEAMTIAFAHGIFNFSNMLVQFPFIGALAYIVTKLIPGEDTAVDQKPKHLDPIFIEQSPSLALDQAKEEVMRMGDFAYKGLEETSHYLNNHQRKHADMALQYEEALNNLDRNITEYLVSLSSYSLTELESHKHSALIDSVRDIERIGDHFENLVELVDYKISNKVHLTEQAQEDLNDMINLTLITVKQAMKALETMDREEALAVVQKENQIDQYERSYRKKHILRMNEGVCTGPAGIVFVDIISNLERIGDHAVNIAEEVLGGKQN; translated from the coding sequence ATGAGGGGAGCATTATTTGTGGAAGGTATTAATGTTCAAGAGATGATCTTTCAATTTGTTGGTGGTTTAGGAATCTTCCTATTCGGACTTAAATACATGGGAGACGGTCTTCAGAAATCTGCTGGTGATCGCCTTCGAGATATTCTAGACAAATTCACCACGAATCCGTTTATGGGTGTACTAGCTGGTATGCTTGTAACGATGTTAATACAGAGTAGTTCAGGTACAACTGTACTAACTGTTGGACTAGTTAACGCTGGATTTATGACGTTGCGTCAGGCTATCGGAGTCATTATGGGTGCCAATATCGGTACAACGGTTACCGCATTCATTATTGGTATCGAATTAAAAGAATATGGTTTACCGATCTTGGCTGTAGGTGCCCTACTTCTATTCTTCTTCAAGAGTAAGAAGATCACTTACCTTGGTCAGACGCTATTTGGCTTTGGTGCTTTATTCTATGGGTTGAAACTGATGAGTAATGGAATGAAACCATTAAGAGGTCTTGAGGCGTTTCAAGACTTAACGGTAAGTATGAGTGACCAGCCAATCCTTGGTGTTGTCATTGGTACGTTGTTCACTGTAGTCGTACAGAGTTCAAGTGCAACCATTGGTGTGTTACAAGGCTTGTTTGAACAAGGTGCAATCGATATTGATGCAGCCATTCCTGTATTGTTTGGTGACAATATCGGTACAACGATTACGGCTGTACTTGCTGCTATTGGCGCAAGTGTGGCGGCGAAGCGTGCAGCTTTCACTCACGTTATCTTCAACGTAGTTGGTACAACGATTTTCTTAATCCTATTAAAAGTCTATATTCCATTTATTGAATACCTTAGAGATTTAATTGGATTAAACGAAGCCATGACGATTGCGTTCGCACACGGGATCTTTAACTTCTCAAACATGCTAGTACAGTTCCCGTTCATTGGTGCTTTAGCGTATATTGTGACGAAGCTTATTCCTGGAGAGGACACAGCTGTAGATCAGAAACCAAAGCATCTCGACCCGATCTTTATTGAACAGTCTCCATCCCTTGCTTTAGATCAGGCGAAAGAAGAAGTAATGAGAATGGGTGACTTTGCGTATAAAGGACTGGAAGAGACAAGTCACTATCTAAATAATCATCAGCGGAAGCACGCTGATATGGCCCTTCAGTATGAAGAAGCCCTTAACAATTTAGACCGGAACATTACAGAGTATTTAGTGAGCTTATCAAGCTACTCATTAACGGAATTAGAAAGTCATAAACACTCTGCCCTTATAGATTCTGTTCGTGATATTGAACGTATTGGTGACCACTTTGAAAACCTTGTAGAACTTGTAGATTATAAGATTTCAAATAAAGTTCATCTAACAGAACAAGCGCAAGAAGATTTAAATGATATGATTAATTTAACCTTAATTACAGTTAAACAAGCTATGAAGGCCCTTGAAACAATGGACCGTGAAGAAGCGTTAGCTGTTGTTCAAAAGGAAAATCAAATTGATCAATATGAGCGTTCTTACCGTAAGAAGCATATCCTTCGTATGAATGAAGGAGTATGTACCGGACCGGCTGGTATCGTATTTGTTGATATTATTAGTAACCTAGAACGAATCGGTGACCACGCTGTAAATATTGCAGAAGAAGTATTAGGTGGCAAGCAAAACTAA
- a CDS encoding MFS transporter, whose amino-acid sequence MKKGLNAVLGEVEVNRDLILLLSIGGLYALGIFLSNTFVNIYLWKQSGEYVAIALYNLSIYIMQPLTFILAGRWAKRMDRVIVLRLGVIFLSLFFLTVLFFGEQAASYKIVLGSVLGIGYGFYWLAFNVLTFEITEPDTRDFFNGFLGLLQSFGGMVGPILAGFIISRLTSNTGYTVIFTISLSLFVLAVVCSFFLKRRSAKGDFTFRRIIHERKRDQNWNKILYAHTFQGLREGTFLFVISIWVFITTQSELALGTFNLVYSGFAFLFYYLATRFIKPKRRKGSIFVGGLTLYLSLYLILIHLSYPTLLIYAAIIGIAYPILFVPYISLTYDVIGKAWHAGEMRIEYIVVRELFLNLGRVLSIAIFLTGVHFFSPETIIPYILMLVGAGHFVIYFFIKDVTFTSDTREESVFVKNKLADNDNR is encoded by the coding sequence ATGAAGAAAGGATTAAACGCAGTTTTAGGAGAAGTTGAAGTTAACCGGGATTTAATTCTTTTATTGTCGATTGGAGGGCTTTACGCTTTAGGCATTTTTCTCTCCAATACATTTGTCAATATCTACTTGTGGAAACAATCAGGGGAATATGTGGCCATCGCCCTTTACAATTTATCCATTTATATTATGCAGCCGTTAACGTTTATCCTTGCAGGAAGATGGGCTAAACGGATGGATCGGGTCATTGTGTTGCGCCTTGGAGTTATATTCCTGTCTTTGTTTTTCTTGACGGTTTTGTTCTTTGGTGAACAAGCGGCAAGCTATAAAATTGTGTTAGGTTCTGTCCTTGGCATTGGATATGGCTTTTATTGGCTAGCATTTAATGTGCTAACATTTGAAATTACAGAACCTGATACCAGAGATTTCTTTAATGGATTTTTAGGATTGCTTCAGTCGTTTGGGGGAATGGTCGGTCCAATTTTAGCGGGATTTATTATTTCCAGGCTTACTTCTAATACAGGTTATACCGTGATCTTTACTATATCGTTAAGCTTGTTTGTGCTTGCGGTAGTCTGTAGCTTTTTCTTGAAAAGGAGATCGGCTAAAGGGGATTTCACTTTTCGGAGGATTATTCATGAACGAAAGCGGGATCAGAATTGGAATAAAATTTTATATGCCCATACCTTTCAAGGGTTAAGAGAGGGGACTTTCCTCTTTGTGATCTCCATCTGGGTCTTTATTACAACGCAAAGTGAGCTAGCATTAGGCACATTCAATTTAGTTTATTCTGGTTTTGCCTTTTTGTTCTATTACTTAGCTACACGTTTTATTAAGCCGAAAAGGCGTAAAGGATCAATATTTGTTGGAGGTCTCACGCTATACCTGTCCCTCTATTTGATTTTGATCCACCTGAGCTACCCTACACTTTTAATCTATGCTGCGATCATTGGGATTGCGTACCCAATATTGTTTGTGCCTTATATTTCGTTAACTTACGATGTAATCGGGAAAGCCTGGCACGCAGGGGAGATGAGAATTGAATATATTGTAGTTAGAGAATTGTTCTTGAACTTAGGGAGAGTCCTATCCATTGCGATCTTCTTAACAGGTGTTCATTTCTTCTCTCCCGAAACAATTATTCCGTATATATTAATGCTTGTTGGGGCAGGTCATTTCGTTATTTATTTCTTTATTAAGGATGTAACGTTTACTTCTGATACACGAGAAGAGTCCGTCTTTGTAAAGAATAAGCTAGCAGATAACGACAACCGATAA
- a CDS encoding methyl-accepting chemotaxis protein, with product MSLLSFFNKVPRFQKKRRFKSARKPRLSLSFQARVSIVICVLFIGSISLVSWLSYSKAKESQLELVRERLEREVDVTRENAENMMFALVGEEDVFKERMNEYISSQKSELVQDGFSASTNLITKEGVISYPYQGKEASFKESLIEDIKKEEDGSRIATWKEEEYMFAYGSVQELKGVFLIGVPVADYMYSVHQLAKYSLTAGVLCLIGIFVFVLFFMRQMFKPLIALQQVMRKARDGEFTPPDTVNSTIPEIRSLSKSYQELIHTITEMLHNIQTAVHHLGGTNNELSASSEQLALSQSDMKEELHKVIKGTEGTEGAFEEQKDVFEKLKHSLHVLLESFNEMYEDQESINVSIDEGNKGVTSIMKTLDTYHDGFKQMTSKINEFEAHSMNIGEAGKMIQDIAERTKLLALNATIEAARAGEEGKGFAVVAHEVRKLADSSKEAAVEINDKMNETLEISQYLTTEFHEMYDQLTNHLEHAHDSKSSFDQISSYIESFNGKLNHSKIQVSKAEEMLPKMEVVFTAFHQTTQETLSSAKQLVEAADLQESQMNETNEVRDQLVSVSQELGAIAERKHQAS from the coding sequence GTGTCATTATTATCTTTCTTCAATAAAGTACCACGATTCCAAAAGAAACGTCGCTTTAAAAGTGCACGTAAGCCGCGTTTATCTCTCTCTTTTCAAGCTAGAGTTTCGATCGTAATTTGTGTGCTGTTTATTGGTTCGATTTCACTCGTTAGTTGGCTTTCCTATTCGAAGGCAAAAGAAAGCCAACTTGAATTGGTTCGTGAACGTTTAGAGCGCGAAGTGGATGTAACGAGAGAGAATGCCGAGAATATGATGTTTGCCTTAGTAGGGGAAGAAGACGTTTTTAAAGAACGGATGAATGAGTATATATCTTCTCAGAAATCTGAATTAGTCCAAGATGGTTTCTCTGCTTCTACAAATTTAATTACCAAAGAAGGTGTGATCTCCTATCCATATCAAGGTAAGGAAGCGTCTTTTAAGGAGAGTTTGATCGAAGATATTAAGAAAGAGGAAGATGGTTCACGTATTGCCACGTGGAAAGAAGAAGAATACATGTTTGCTTACGGGTCGGTACAAGAGCTGAAAGGGGTTTTCCTAATTGGTGTACCGGTAGCGGATTATATGTATTCTGTTCACCAGCTGGCTAAATATTCGCTCACGGCTGGCGTCTTATGCTTAATTGGCATTTTCGTATTCGTCCTCTTTTTCATGAGGCAAATGTTTAAGCCATTAATCGCACTTCAACAAGTCATGCGTAAAGCGAGAGATGGGGAGTTTACACCACCAGATACGGTTAATTCAACGATACCCGAGATTCGCTCGTTATCAAAAAGTTATCAAGAACTAATCCATACAATTACAGAAATGCTCCATAACATTCAAACGGCGGTTCATCATTTAGGGGGAACGAATAATGAGTTGTCAGCTTCTTCAGAACAGTTAGCTCTATCCCAGTCGGATATGAAAGAAGAATTACATAAAGTGATAAAAGGTACAGAGGGAACCGAGGGGGCGTTTGAAGAACAGAAAGATGTCTTCGAGAAGCTGAAACATTCCCTTCATGTTTTGTTGGAATCTTTTAATGAAATGTATGAGGATCAGGAAAGTATTAATGTTTCGATTGATGAAGGAAATAAAGGGGTAACGTCCATTATGAAAACATTAGATACTTATCATGACGGGTTTAAGCAAATGACTTCTAAAATAAATGAATTTGAAGCACATTCCATGAACATAGGTGAAGCTGGGAAAATGATTCAAGATATTGCGGAACGCACAAAGCTATTGGCGTTAAATGCAACGATAGAAGCAGCACGTGCTGGTGAAGAAGGTAAAGGGTTCGCTGTAGTTGCTCATGAAGTAAGGAAGCTTGCAGATAGCTCAAAAGAAGCAGCTGTCGAGATAAACGATAAGATGAACGAAACGTTGGAGATTAGTCAGTATTTAACAACTGAATTTCATGAGATGTATGATCAACTTACAAATCATTTAGAACATGCTCATGATTCTAAATCATCCTTTGATCAAATTTCTTCTTACATTGAATCGTTCAATGGAAAATTGAACCATTCTAAAATTCAGGTGTCGAAAGCTGAGGAGATGCTGCCTAAAATGGAGGTAGTGTTTACCGCATTTCATCAAACGACTCAAGAAACTTTATCTTCAGCTAAACAATTAGTAGAAGCGGCAGATTTACAAGAAAGTCAAATGAACGAAACGAATGAGGTTCGAGATCAATTAGTATCCGTGTCTCAAGAACTTGGGGCCATAGCCGAAAGGAAACATCAAGCAAGTTAA
- a CDS encoding peptidoglycan D,D-transpeptidase FtsI family protein: MGKKNKKKKSHLPFRLNVLFFIIFLMFSGVVLKLGMVQILHGAEAQEEINRTTNDITKTPVPRGKMYDRFGNIIVDNSPLYAITYTPPKSTNQAKHLEIARKLAPMIEKNTKKVTLRDKKDYWILVNNENNEAIKERLTVEEQTYTKEEEETDAKTPYEILLDRIDPEKDLQFSDEELEIIAIKRELDSAYSLSPHIIKNEGVTLKEYATVAENLDELPGINVSTDWERDYPFGGTFRNYLGSVSMAGVPKDEKDYFMSRGYSLNDRVGTSGLEERYEMVLKGQKEQIEHTVNSDQEVINSEVIQQGTRGNDLVLTVDMELQKRLDEIVQKHLKEAITRYPGKNSNMSEAMVVMLEPDTGEILAVSGQKYNRGENGEKPYFQDFSLGAITQQYAPGSTVKGATVLAGYDSGVINYGTLINDNIAIELKSTKAKDSYKDLGTINEIQALEKSSNVYMFHIAMRIAGNPTYVRNAPMKFNDGSFQVMRDYYSQFGLGVKTGIDMPADTESAGLQGEDFQAGNIMDLAIGQYDTYTTMQLAQYVSTIANDGYRIQPRLVKEVHEPDVQNKELGPVIESYSPNVLNKISMSQTDIDRVQRGFERVYQSNGTAYYNFGKEVDYSVAGKTGTAQARVYDISRDEYGNAIDVTGFTPVENLTLVGYSPADDPEVAFAVVVPNTGVMNGQYPINTHIGRDAMNAYYDLKENRAEAMKEKKSEDEMEDEATEE; encoded by the coding sequence ATGGGGAAAAAGAACAAGAAAAAGAAGTCTCATCTTCCCTTTCGTTTAAATGTGTTATTCTTTATTATCTTTCTTATGTTTTCTGGTGTTGTGTTAAAGCTGGGCATGGTCCAGATCTTACATGGTGCTGAAGCGCAAGAAGAGATTAATCGTACTACAAACGATATTACAAAGACACCGGTACCGAGAGGGAAGATGTATGATCGTTTTGGCAATATAATCGTGGACAATTCACCACTTTATGCCATTACATACACACCACCAAAGTCAACAAATCAGGCGAAGCATTTAGAAATTGCGCGTAAGCTTGCGCCCATGATTGAGAAAAACACGAAGAAAGTAACCTTGCGTGATAAAAAAGATTACTGGATTCTTGTTAACAATGAGAATAATGAGGCAATAAAAGAACGGCTAACAGTAGAAGAGCAGACCTATACAAAGGAAGAAGAAGAAACAGACGCAAAAACTCCTTATGAGATACTATTAGACCGTATTGATCCTGAAAAAGACCTCCAATTCTCTGATGAAGAGCTTGAGATTATTGCAATCAAACGAGAACTCGATAGTGCTTATTCTCTATCTCCTCATATCATAAAGAATGAAGGCGTGACATTAAAAGAGTACGCTACTGTAGCCGAAAACTTAGATGAACTGCCTGGTATTAATGTAAGTACAGACTGGGAAAGAGACTATCCTTTTGGAGGGACATTCCGTAACTACTTAGGAAGTGTAAGTATGGCTGGTGTCCCAAAAGACGAGAAAGACTACTTCATGTCTCGTGGCTATAGTTTAAATGACCGTGTAGGCACCAGCGGATTAGAAGAGCGCTATGAAATGGTGTTAAAAGGTCAAAAGGAACAAATTGAACACACTGTAAACAGTGATCAGGAAGTCATTAACTCAGAAGTCATCCAACAAGGCACGCGAGGCAATGATCTTGTCTTAACGGTCGATATGGAATTGCAGAAAAGGTTAGATGAAATCGTCCAGAAACACTTAAAAGAAGCCATTACCCGCTATCCTGGTAAGAACAGTAATATGAGTGAAGCCATGGTTGTTATGTTGGAGCCAGATACTGGTGAAATTTTGGCTGTTTCAGGTCAAAAATATAATCGTGGAGAAAACGGGGAGAAACCTTATTTCCAAGACTTCTCCTTAGGGGCCATTACCCAGCAGTATGCACCAGGTTCTACAGTTAAGGGCGCGACTGTGTTAGCGGGGTATGACTCCGGTGTCATTAATTATGGAACACTCATAAATGATAATATTGCGATTGAACTTAAAAGTACAAAAGCCAAAGATTCTTACAAAGACTTAGGGACAATTAATGAAATCCAAGCTCTTGAGAAGTCCTCTAACGTATATATGTTCCATATTGCGATGAGGATTGCCGGGAACCCGACTTACGTACGGAATGCACCAATGAAGTTTAATGATGGAAGTTTCCAAGTCATGCGAGACTATTACAGTCAATTCGGCCTTGGTGTTAAAACAGGAATTGATATGCCGGCTGATACTGAATCCGCTGGTTTACAAGGTGAAGATTTCCAAGCAGGTAATATTATGGACTTAGCCATTGGACAGTATGATACTTATACAACGATGCAATTGGCTCAATATGTATCGACCATTGCAAATGATGGGTATCGAATCCAGCCACGTCTTGTGAAAGAAGTGCACGAACCAGACGTCCAGAATAAAGAGCTTGGACCGGTTATTGAATCCTATAGCCCGAATGTGTTGAATAAGATCTCCATGTCCCAAACGGATATTGACCGCGTTCAACGAGGATTTGAGCGTGTTTATCAATCAAATGGTACAGCGTATTATAACTTCGGTAAGGAAGTGGATTACTCTGTAGCAGGTAAGACAGGAACGGCTCAAGCGAGGGTTTATGATATTTCGCGAGATGAATACGGTAATGCAATAGATGTAACGGGTTTTACACCCGTGGAGAACCTGACCCTGGTTGGATACTCTCCGGCTGATGATCCGGAAGTAGCCTTTGCAGTCGTTGTGCCAAACACAGGGGTCATGAACGGGCAATACCCTATTAATACTCACATTGGTCGTGACGCGATGAATGCCTATTATGATTTAAAAGAAAACCGCGCAGAAGCAATGAAAGAAAAGAAATCAGAAGACGAAATGGAAGATGAAGCAACTGAAGAATAA